The DNA window aaaggaaaaggaaaacatgGAAAGGCTTTACTAATGCTTAAGAAACTGAGAAGGAATCGAGGAAATGAAGAAATAATTTGTTGGAAAACATATCTCACCTTATCTAAAATCCGCAAACTCCATGAATCACTACTTTGAGGTAAGGTATGTTCAGAATAGTTTATGCCATGTTGGTACTGGTTTCTTAGTAAAGGCAGCCTTGCAGGCACAGAGGGGTCATCGTCGCTATCATAGTCACTTTCACGGTCAGGTCCAAGAGCCCTAAGTACCATTCCAAGAACGATTGACAACACCTGAAAATAATTGTATAGTATGTTATAGAGGAAATCAGTGTTTCTCCAGTCCAAAGTGTACATGGTGGGCTTTCAGTGAATTCTCATTATGCCAGTAGAGAAGTATAATTCAACTTGCAAGCATATTGGAAGATCTCAACGACACATGCTCATGTGCGCACACAATTCTTTGGTTACAAGTTATAGaagcaaaaaaaatgaattgggTCCTAGTTCAGCAAAGGAGCAGAAAATATCACCTGGGCAGTGACAACCGAGAGGCCTATCCATTCACAAATCTCAAAATTTGATCTTATAAAATCCTtgaattcttcaaactttccaGATGGGTCATCAGGGAAATCCTGAAGGGTTGGAAAATACCAAACAATCACCGATCGAATAGAAGAAAATACATGCCATTACAAAggaatacatacatacataccgTAATGTTgtattgagagagagagagagagagagagagagagagagagagagagagagaggggaaaaaaacaacAGAAGGAAATGATCCTTACCTCCTCCCAGTTGCTATTCAGAAATACGTCAGTGGTGATTGCTCCTtccaatataataataataaacacaAAAATCATGTACTGAATGTCAGGTTAAGGCAAAATAGTCCTTGCATCACCAGGTTGAGTTACATGTAAGGTTGGAGGCTTAAATGGATCAAGAGTTGCCCCGCAAATAAAAGGGAATAGAA is part of the Oryza glaberrima chromosome 4, OglaRS2, whole genome shotgun sequence genome and encodes:
- the LOC127770707 gene encoding tetraspanin-19-like, with product MAGRVVRSCVQTGLKAVNSVLGLAGMAVILYALWMLRAWYRDVADLHYRLPVPWFIYTFIGLGVFMCLLTCSGHIAAETANSHCLSCYMIFVFIIIILEGAITTDVFLNSNWEEDFPDDPSGKFEEFKDFIRSNFEICEWIGLSVVTAQVLSIVLGMVLRALGPDRESDYDSDDDPSVPARLPLLRNQYQHGINYSEHTLPQSSDSWSLRILDKANK